The stretch of DNA AAATTTCACTCTCATCAACTTTGTCCAAGATGATAATATTTCCCCGTGCACATAATTGTAGAGAGAATCGGCAAGTGTCTGAATAAGTCAGTCGGTCAGGTGCTCCCACATGAACTTGCCACTAACTTATCTTAGCCATATCTGCATGACTGTATCTATCCGTCTAGTTGCGGCCAAGCAAACGTTGCCTTGTCTTGTTCCTTTGCCGTGGAGGGCCAATAACGTGCTCCCATGCGCAACCACGCTCGGATACAAAAACGCCGCCGGTATCAAGCTAGGCATCCCATGTGCTGCCATGCCATGTCTTACACTCAAACCAAAGCACGTGCTTTCTTGGCATGAAATCAAATTTGTTGATCTTATCATAATTTCACAATGACAACGTGCAAACTTAAAAGGGAAACACGGCCTAGATGAGTTtgacaaagaagaagaaatgaCAAAAAGCAGATTGTGTAAATGCCCCGAGTTTGTCTTTTGGGAGCACACAGATGGACACATCCAtgaattattttcagaatttttctAGGAACTTACAAATGACTAGACGAGAAAACTTGCACATAAACACCCTGCTACTTTTGTTCATCTCGAAAGGGCAGTATTTTGCGTACGAGATAAATACACGGACTGCCATTGAAGTTGATGCAGAGACCGAGGGTGATCCatctttctatttttttatttaaAGTTGAGTCGAAAGCACACTACGGTCCTCGTACTTACGCTTGTTACAGTCATTGAATATGTGTTGCGGTGATTATACTATCACCAACTCACCATAGAGCTATGTATTCTACtgagttgactggtcaacctttTCACACAAGCACCATTGGCCTGTCAATCATGCGTAAGTGGGAGTTCGTCACTACACTCTCTCTATCTATGCGGCGCCCGCCAGTCAGATAGGCAGAGTGGTGGTGTAATCGACTACCATGTATGCATGCTTGACCAGTCAATTGGTGCTTACTTGAAAAGGTTGAACAGTCAACCAAGCAGAATACAAAGCTCTACGCTGAGCTAGTGACCATATACTCACCACAAGGCGTAATGATCGTAATGAGCGTACACAGAAGTACAACGACCGTAGTGTGCTTTCGATTCAACTTCAATGACCATCAGTGTATTCATGTCTTTGTGTACCGAGCGGCTGAGATAGCGAGACACACGTGATCCAACATTTTCTCCCTAAGTGTAGGACTTATTCTTTTCGAACAACCGACACTAGGAGCGCTACTTTTCCATCAGAAGAATAGAAAAGTATGTATAAACATGTGGCCATATTTTGTTATACAAGGGCAAACTCTAACCGTGTGCACCAAAACAAACGCACCAAATGCCCGCAATCACGTCCTGACGTGTACGTAGATAGGGGAGCCAATCATCCAACCGTGGACATCAGATAAGCATCAAATCCGGACAGCAGGGTAGGCCATATGGACCTAGAGGAAAAAGCACATGAGGTGTGAGGAAATGTAGTCCACCTCACAAATGAGCCAGGTGGACATCCGGACCCCTTCTGGTTTGGTATCGACTTTGGGGAATTCAGACACCTGGATCATGTTGTAGACATTTGGTGCATGATGTTGGATGACAAAAGGTATCTGGAGCGCATGGTTCAAACATTTATGGCCTTTTTGGTGCACGACGTTAGAGTTTCCCTAATATGTCTAAACCCTAGAATCACACCCTACACTCGCGGGGGTTTTGGTGGGAATCCACGTGAGTGATGCCCTCAAAGGTGCAGTGGGCGTCTAGAACATATGACATTCTCCTGCCCTTGAAGATGTGCCGCTTCTTCCCCTTCCAAAGATTCTACATGAAGGAGATGATATGACCGATGTACTTGTGCTTATGTCCCTATCCATTTGGCACATCATGACATCCCGTCGGACATTTATGATAGTGGCGGTGTTAAAAGACACCATTGGTAGCTGAATATCAAAATGTGCACGAGCCGTCAAACCTCGAAGATGAAAAGAAATTCTTTGCATCGGTGGTTGGCGGATTCAACCCCCTCCTCCAAGGCAATTTTAGCACGATGTGTAATTAGTCGACCACACATAGCTAGAGGATCCACGATGAAGGAAGAGACCCGAGTTTTTTTTTTTACTTTGATTTTGATGGGACTTTCTACATCCTTTTCCGCTAACAATTTTTATGGTATCTATGGAATTGTGGCTTATAGACTGAGCCGAGAGAGTACTCCGTGGAAGGGGTCTAGAGGTAAATAATCGAAACACACCTTTGGCGGTCAAGGACGATCTCTTTCAAGGTTAACACAAGTCAATGGACAGGAGGATCCGTGTCGACATGTTGATTCTTGCAACCGACTTAATTCAATTTCTATGCAAAATCTATTTGCTAACCACTAACCTCTGAGCGACACGATATTGAAGAGCTCAAGGTAACTTTAGCGAAAGGCCTCCTCCTTTTTTCCAACTGCCATGCCAAAATAAGGCCTTGTTTCCGTCGCCGAGGGTTATTGTCATCATCAAAACAATGAAGTCGTCGATTATCAGCATCAGAGCAAGGAAGCTTGGAGCTCATCCACGACCTGTCATGACCCGTCCGTTGCAGCCAAATCCAATAAACGCCGGAGGGTACCACTGAGCCTGGCCGGTGATGCCCAAACCACAAGGGGATTGGGGCTGGTGGTAGACAGTCTCCCAATCCACGAGAGAGTGACGTTGGTCGTCTTTTGATGAAACCACGGTTTTAAAGGTACATGTGTTTTTAATATAACGTGGTATTTTGACACAAAAGGACTTTTCCCCCCTCTTCTATCTATCTATTGTCGACGACGAACGGGTCATTATCCGTGTGTTAAAAAGGGCCGCCCTCGTGTCTCCATCCATCGTCTGGCTCACATAACGTGGCGGTAGGTGCACGAGACCCGCACCGGCGCCCTACCGGTTTCCACACAAATACTACGGGCCTTCTCCTCGTGTCCACTCTTCTTCTCCCCTCTCGCCTCTTCTGGCGTTCTCCCCTCCCCCCATCGCGGTTTGCCCCGCCGGCGGCGACGCGGACCTGGCTGGCGCGAATCGGCTTCTTCTCTTTGCGGGTAAGGAACCCTATCCTATCCCGATTGGATTATCTTGATATGGATTTGTGTGGGAGTTCGTCTCGCGGGTCGCCTCTTCCTTTTGCTGCGTGGCGGCCGGCGACCGAAACCCGAATCCCCGTCGAGGTAGTTGCGGATTCGTCCGTCTGCTGCGTGGTAGAATGGTTGGTGCTCTTGCCGATTTGTCTGGTCTGGCTAGCTTAGCTGCTTCTTCAGCGCGCGAGACCGATCTGAGGCGGCCGGTAGCGCGGCCGCAGTGTATGAATTCGTCTAGATTTGTTTGTGTTCTACTAACGAGAGTTGGAGCATTAGAGTTCAGAGAACAATAATAGCTCGGAATTACATGCTCTCCTGAGTAAAGAACCACTGTACCGCCGACTTCTGTATGCTTATGTTTGGAATTTTGGACATGGCACCTGCTGGTCACTACTTTTCTCTTTGCCATGAAAGAATACTTGCAATTGCTCACAACATTTGTCCCCACCAACTTGTCTGATATGGGCGTTTATACAGAGATTACATTGTATATATAATTTTCTCGCCGATGCGGCAAGCTGACCAATCTGACGCACTTGCAGGATTTATGTGCCAAGCTGCATATTGTTCTGTTTTATTCCTTGGATCAGACTTGTTGAGCTGATTCCAGCAAGGAGCAATCTGCAACAACttggtgttaagcttgcatcttCCCTAAGCAGCTCTAGATTAAATGGGAGAAGGTAACTGCTTTTCCAACCTTGTATCTATCTTTTGAATTAAACTTAAGTTTTCCTTTGCCGCTAGATCCCTTACGTTATGCAGCAGAACATAACCCTCAGCCTGTCATTGTAAAAATAAACTGTTTTTTCCAGTAACTCCTATTACATCATGTTGGCATGTGTGGTAGCTTTATAGTTGTAAACATCATCAAGTTTCAACCTAATTATGATTCAGAGTTTACAGTTTTTTCTCTGTTTATTAGGGCTTTAGCTTGATCATGATGTGCATTATTTGAGTTTTGTTTATATGATTACTTCTTAATCTGAATCACACTTGGCATTGCACAGCAAGCTCGGATGATCTTTGCCATTGTCAAGGGTGTCTTGGCAAGTACACCCTACTCAGAGATGAAGAGAACCCGCAGCTGGCAAGGTTTGAGAGACGGCTTCCTTGCTTTGGTTGCGGAATAGGATGGTCCTCGTAAGAATCCCTTACCATCCACACAAACTTCAGTTCAGTTTTCAAATTCTGCATCTGGCAATATCAAACATGTTTCGGTTGCAGATTTCTTTTAGGTTTCTTGTGTCCATTGCTTTGGTACTATGCAACGACCCTTTACTGCTGCAAGTACTACAATAGGGATCCCCGAGAGCGCCCGGGTCTTGCTGCCTCTGCTATTGCGGTAGGTTATCCTTCCACAGTAAATCCTGAGCATGTTGCTATAATTAATGTAGCTTGAAAGAAAACAACTCATAGATGCAAAGTAGTGTAATAGACAAACCATATCTAAGGTACAGAAAGCAAAAGAGTTTTCCTGTAGAAAGTCATTTCTTCATGCATGTAAACCATCATGCAACCTGATTTGCAGATGTGTTGATGGTTCTGTCACCATATTGATTCACAGATTGATTATTTTTGTAGTCAAGGTGTGTTTTAATCCCGTTTGCTCCATCCTTTATATGAAAATGCACATATGTGAAAACGAACCCCATCTGTatattttctattttctatttttatGTGCCATTGTTTGCATGTGGAAACATCAAAGCTAGGTTTCAAACCAGTGTGCAGCCCTTCTAAAAGTTTTTTACCTTGAAAAACTTGTTCTTCACATCGAGTGTCGTTCCTAATGTTTCAGTTACTAAACAGTGGTCGTGCTGGCAACTCTTTACATCATTTGCAGTTTTTCTTCTTCTGTCCTGATAAGCTTTCTGAAATAGTTCTGGTTACAGCAAGTTTTGTGCTGAATGTTGCAAATTTTTTGTTATGTGCAGGCGGCCATCTTCACTACTGCGGCAACTATTACCCTCTCCATCATTCTGATAATCTGGGCACAAAAGTGATTTCTGAGGCAGGGAGAACATGGCTGGATGATTGGTTGTTTATCGGCAGATGAGGGATTCAGAAGGCAACTTGTAATGTTGATGATAGCAGGTCGTTTTAGTTCATCATGTAATCATAGTGCATATGCAAGTGTTTATCGAAGGGCTTCATCTATGGATTGTCGTCTCTCCCGAGTCAGTTATTCAATCTTTCTAAAAG from Triticum urartu cultivar G1812 chromosome 3, Tu2.1, whole genome shotgun sequence encodes:
- the LOC125542962 gene encoding 60S ribosomal protein L18a-like protein; amino-acid sequence: MGEASSDDLCHCQGCLGKYTLLRDEENPQLARFERRLPCFGCGIGWSSFLLGFLCPLLWYYATTLYCCKYYNRDPRERPGLAASAIAAAIFTTAATITLSIILIIWAQK